A stretch of Fulvia fulva chromosome 4, complete sequence DNA encodes these proteins:
- a CDS encoding 6-phosphogluconate dehydrogenase, decarboxylating yields the protein MISQLPRSLTQLELHNCLLPFNPDDTRDDAAALHSTFVDHAYLKLNAPTTTSSEIMANHPEIKKLAMIGCGSMGGGMALLFAENGCEVSLQDPSNEAMDKVIEQGKKDRVPSKISKYSDYKSLCESLDDTKVFVWSLPHGHVGDSVLDGLMPYLKRGDIIIDAANEHWQNTERRIGKCHPKGIRYVGMGVSGGYQAARRGPSMCPGSDSESLDIVLPLLKKAAAKAPDGSPCVGKIGTGGAGHYCKMIHNGIEHGMMSAICEAWGIMERGLGMSLDEIGAELHRWNKSGELQGTFLVRIGADICLTKDGKGNRVLDSVEDKVVQDFTGEEGTGIWSNTEAVMHHVPAPTLTSAHYLRLASGDRHQRTTVKKTFGSDYPPQKLSVQDKKQFLEDLRMAVYGACLASYVQGMNIIDKADKENHFNVDYYQLLQIWRAGCIIQADYISSKLLMPIYKNYAKKQAKNPLYEPDVAADLKKSFTPLKKIVLQAAEKDHPVPSLSATLEYLKYQTSTNLPTSFYEAELDYFGKHMYDRKDDDVAGLPTTGKYHFEWKPA from the exons ATGATATCACAATTACCTCGAAGCTTGACGCAGCTCGAGCTCCACAACTGTTTGCTGCCGTTTAATCCGGACGATACAAGAGATGATGCTGCTGCTCTGCATAGCACATTCGTTGACCATGCCTATCTGAAGCTTAACGCCCCGACTACAACATCATCAGAAATCATGGCAAACCACCCAGAAATCAAGAAGCTCGCCATGATAGGCTGTGGCTCAATGGGTGGCGGTATGGCTTTGCTGTTTGCAGAGAACGGCTGCGAGGTTTCATTGCAGGATCCATCCAACGAAGCCATGGACAAGGTCATTGAGCAAGGCAAGAAAGACAGGGTTCCTAGCAAGATCTCCAAGTACTCGGACTACAAGAGCCTCTGCGAGAGCCTAGACGACACGAAGGTGTTTGTATGGTCGTTACCACATGGTCACGTTGGCGACAGTGTACTTGATGGCTTGATGCCATACTTGAAGCGAGGCGACATCATCATCGACGCTGCCAACGAGCACTGGCAAAACACCGAGCGGCGAATTGGAAAGTGCCATCCAAAGGGCATTCGATATGTTGGTATGGGTGTCAGTGGAGGCTACCAGGCAGC ACGACGTGGGCCATCGATGTGTCCTGGCTCCGATTCCGAAAGCCTTGACATCGTCTTACCACTTCTCAAGAAGGCTGCAGCCAAGGCCCCAGATGGTTCGCCATGCGTAGGCAAGATCGGCACCGGCGGAGCAGGCCACTATTGCAAGATGATCCACAACGGCATCGAGCATGGCATGATGTCCGCCATCTGCGAAGCCTGGGGCATCATGGAGCGCGGCTTGGGCATGTCCCTCGACGAAATCGGCGCAGAACTGCATCGCTGGAACAAATCTGGCGAGCTGCAAGGCACCTTCCTCGTCCGCATCGGCGCCGACATCTGCCTCACCAAAGACGGCAAGGGCAACCGCGTCCTGGACTCCGTGGAAGACAAAGTAGTCCAAGACtttaccggcgaagaaggAACCGGAATCTGGTCCAACACCGAAGCCGTAATGCACCACGTCCCAGCTCCAACCCTCACATCAGCCCATTACCTCCGCCTCGCATCCGGCGACCGGCATCAGCGCACTACAGTCAAGAAGACCTTCGGCAGCGACTATCCACCCCAGAAACTCTCAGTCCAAGACAAGAAACAATTCCTCGAAGACCTCCGCATGGCCGTCTACGGCGCATGTCTAGCCTCCTACGTCCAAGGCATGAACATCATCGACAAAGCCGACAAAGAAAACCACTTCAACGTCGACTACTACCAGCTCCTCCAAATCTGGCGCGCAGGCTGCATCATCCAAGCCGACTACATCTCTTCGAAGCTCCTGATGCCAATCTACAAGAACTATGCCAAGAAGCAGGCCAAGAATCCCCTCTACGAGCCCGACGTGGCGGCAGACCTGAAGAAGAGCTTTACCCCGCTGAAGAAGATTGTGCTTcaggcggcggagaaggatCATCCAGTCCCGTCTCTGAGTGCTACGTTGGAGTATCTCAAGTATCAGACGAGCACGAACTTGCCGACGAGCTTTTATGAGGCGGAGCTGGATTACTTTGGCAAGCATATGTATGATCGCAAGGATGATGATGTGGCGGGTCTGCCGACTACTGGCAAGTACCACTTTGAGTGGAAGCCGGCGTGA
- a CDS encoding Kinesin-like protein 6: MAAAATDGASTIQVAVRVRPFTIQEAAQVQRNDDTPLFLGDGSLAAAPKARSGKGMRNVIKVLDDKTLIFDPPEDGQIQRLSRHTSITTGKRSKDQTFGFDRVLDEHTSQAEVYDQTTRGLLDSVLDGFNCTVFAYGATGCGKTHTITGSSQEPGIIFMTMQELFERIEDLKDMKTCEVSLSYLEIYNERIRDLLSDDPEKQDLSLQENSEQDVVVDKLSTHKPENVKEVMDMVVQGNSKRTQSPTEANATSSRSHAVLQVAVTLKDRDATTGETVSESVTCSTLRIIDLAGSERASATKNRGARLTEGANINKSLLALGSCINALCDRRIKHIPYRNSKLTRLLKFSLGGNCRTVMIVCISPCSVHFDETQNTLRYANRAKNIQTKSVRNVFSVDRHVKDYVVKINEQVQRINELTAQLKEHESSSYTKFNKAASKKVEILREGIRRIRNAYDHSSPERQDRIKTMQQLRLVERRISAISGWVGAFDQVCEARGDEDPPAALMTVRKTAQGILLELETSRQHCHQRLIKNNWTRAIETALQDVIGKLHNLDGAVAESPEEQSLCKEVEMMKSSAEIDCHLAVIEQEKVGEAGLMRVMLLAHFETIAIIGQIMQMSEDEAVQAAKEVLGKVLMSCTEATGQVVKPDGSLHITEAVPPRRSGTPRKAKATALMGPSPTKFKIRQSLSAAPAPSAIPAHTAAELQPSPDVGMSPVRGPMSSPRKRVRVGGMARKPFSSGTPRKKLSPTKKRVVKWKDEGEEGASLVEYQPTPKLANSTPPMPMMADSDREEPPVPNLSYDADGEIMSSPLPALPMSRNPPTSTRRPTPSSMARKSVSSRFANGFLSKKADGSPMMPPPGLNNATNRPTAISGSYSSDEESSPLREMNGNRAPHTLPSPDDSSPPLAPPTLNAEQVQDTSEIHSDLENNTFSDKEAAQQIRSAMHKGKRHSRSSVGGGIPTRQRSTRESIARRRSPTAATSPSSDSNTVFSASHARRFVTSHRDDSSRSSILSPRVQPITKGTLPLTARRSMFDLGGTPRDTPPVNRPTSRVSSVLPGSAVRPNSKAAWR, from the exons ATGGCCGCCGCGGCCACTGATGGTGCCTCCACCATCCAAGTCGCCGTCCGAGTGCGACCATTTACCATCCAAGAGGCCGCTCAGGTGCAGAGAAACGACGACACCCCGTTGTTCTTAGGCGATGGCTCTCTCGCTGCCGCACCAAAGGCCCGCTCGGGCAAGGGCATGCGCAATGTGATCAAAGTGCTGGACGACAAGACCTT GATCTTCGACCCTCCAGAGGACGGCCAGATTCAGCGTCTCTCGCGCCATACATCTATTACCACAGGCAAGCGATCCAAGGATCAGACCTTCGGTTTCGATCGTGTCCTCGACGAACACACCTCCCAAGCCGAAGTCTACGATCAGACTACTAGGGGTCTTCTCGATTCCGTCCTCGATGGTTTCAACTGCACAGTCTTCGCGTACGGCGCAACAGGCTGTGGAAAGACACACACAATCACCGGCTCGTCTCAGGAGCCTGGCATCATCTTCATGACGATGCAAGAGCTGTTTGAGAGAATCGAGGATCTGAAAGACATGAAGACTTGCGAGGTCTCCTTGAGCTACCTCGAGATCTACAACGAGCGCATCCGAGACTTGTTGTCTGACGACCCGGAGAAGCAAGACTTGAGCCTACAGGAGAACTCCGAGCAAGATGTGGTCGTTGATAAGCTCTCGACACATAAGCCGGAGAATGTTAAAGAGGTCATGGACATGGTGGTTCAAGGAAACTCGAAGCGCACACAATCACCCACTGAGGCCAACGCGACCTCGTCACGTTCTCACGCCGTCCTGCAAGTTGCAGTCACACTGAAAGACCGCGATGCCACCACAGGAGAGACAGTCAGCGAGTCCGTCACATGCTCCACGCTGCGCATCATTGACCTTGCTGGCTCCGAGCGAGCATCGGCTACGAAGAATCGTGGCGCTCGGTTGACCGAGGGCGCCAACATCAACAAATCTCTTCTGGCACTCGGCTCATGCATCAACGCCCTTTGCGACCGGCGCATCAAGCACATTCCGTACCGCAACTCCAAACTCACTCGATTGCTCAAGTTTAGTCTGGGCGGCAACTGTCGCACGGTCATGATTGTGTGCATCTCGCCGTGCAGTGTGCACTTTGACGAAACCCAGAACACCTTGCGCTATGCGAACCGTGCCAAGAACATCCAGACGAAGAGCGTGCGCAATGTTTTCAGTGTGGATCGCCACGTCAAGGACTACGTCGTCAAGATCAACGAGCAGGTACAGCGAATCAACGAGCTCACGGCCCAGCTCAAGGAGCACGAATCATCCTCCTACACCAAGTTTAACAAAGCTGCTTCCAAGAAAGTCGAGATCCTGCGCGAGGGCATTCGGCGCATTCGTAATGCCTACGATCACTCGTCACCGGAACGTCAGGATCGGATCAAGACCATGCAGCAATTGAGGCTGGTCGAGCGTCGCATCAGTGCTATCAGCGGCTGGGTCGGCGCATTCGACCAAGTCTGTGAAGCTCGGGGTGATGAGGATCCTCCAGCGGCTTTGATGACAGTGCGCAAGACTGCACAAGGCATACTGCTCGAGCTTGAGACCAGCAGACAACACTGCCACCAGCGTCTGATCAAGAACAACTGGACCCGCGCAATCGAGACCGCACTTCAAGACGTTATCGGAAAGCTGCACAATCTCGATGGAGCCGTCGCAGAGAGTCCCGAGGAGCAAAGCCTGTGCAAAGAGGTCGAGATGATGAAGAGTTCTGCCGAGATCGACTGCCATCTCGCCGTCATTGAGCAGGAGAAGGTGGGCGAGGCTGGACTCATGCGGGTCATGCTTCTTGCTCATTTTGAGACGATCGCTATCATCGGTCAGATCATGCAAATGAGTGAGGATGAGGCCGTACAAGCAGCCAAGGAGGTGCTTGGAAAGGTCCTTATGTCCTGCACAGAGGCAACTGGTCAAGTCGTCAAGCCAGATGGCAGTCTTCACATCACTGAAGCCGTCCCGCCGCGCCGTTCTGGCACTCCGAGAAAGGCGAAGGCCACAGCCTTGATGGGTCCCAGCCCAACCAAGTTCAAGATTCGTCAGTCATTGTCGGCTGCTCCTGCACCATCTGCCATCCCAGCACATACAGCTGCAGAGTTGCAACCTTCACCGGACGTAGGCATGAGCCCAGTCCGCGGACCAATGAGCTCGCCTAGAAAGCGAGTCAGAGTCGGCGGAATGGCGCGCAAGCCGTTCTCTAGCGGCACTCCTAGGAAGAAGTTGTCGCCCACGAAGAAGCGTGTCGTGAAGTGGAAGGATGAGGGCGAGGAGGGTGCTTCGCTGGTCGAGTATCAGCCAACACCGAAGCTTGCAAACAGCACCCCGCCAATGCCGATGATGGCAGACAGTGATCGAGAGGAGCCGCCGGTCCCGAACTTGTCGTATGATGCGGACGGCGAGATCATGTCGAGCCCGCTGCCGGCACTTCCAATGAGTCGAAACCCGCCAACTTCGACCAGACGCCCAACACCGAGCAGCATGGCCCGTAAGTCGGTCTCTAGCCGCTTTGCCAATGGCTTCTTGTCTAAGAAGGCAGATGGATCTCCTATGATGCCCCCACCCGGTCTTAATAATGCCACCAACCGTCCTACTGCAATTTCAGGTTCGTATAGTAGTGACGAGGAGTCGAGCCCACTTCGCGAGATGAACGGAAACCGAGCGCCGCATACCCTTCCCTCCCCAGACGATTCGAGCCCTCCACTGGCGCCACCGACACTAAATGCAGAACAGGTGCAAGATACGTCAGAGATCCATTCCGATCTTGAGAACAATACCTTCTCCGACAAGGAAGCCGCACAGCAGATACGCTCGGCAATGCACAAGGGCAAGAGACACTCACGTTCGTCTGTCGGTGGAGGCATCCCAACACGTCAACGCAGCACTCGGGAGAGCATCGCTCGCCGCCGTTCACCAACTGCTGCAACTTCGCCATCATCGGACTCCAACACTGTCTTTTCGGCCTCGCACGCTCGTCGCTTCGTCACATCGCACCGCGACGACTCTTCACGCTCCAGCATTCTGTCACCTCGCGTTCAGCCGATCACCAAGGGAACTCTGCCGCTTACTGCGCGCCGCAGCATGTTTGACCTTGGCGGTACGCCACGCGATACACCACCAGTCAATCGTCCTACATCGCGAGTCAGCAGCGTTCTCCCCGGCAGTGCTGTGCGTCCGAACAGTAAGGCTGCTTGGCGTTAG
- a CDS encoding Trans-enoyl reductase fsr4, with product MLSTLRMSASRRLSQLAGQTRNASTMKEAVVGKGTKVTIQDVPIPKAGPHQVVTKVVFSGSNPKDWKRAEMPNQPAKNQGDDISGVVHEVGDNVSEFKPGDRVMAFHEMMKPGGSYAEYALSWEHTTAHLPENMSFEEGAAIPLASLTAAIGLFARLRLPEPWLPATKPTPLIIYGAASAVGSYAIQLAQRANIHPLICVAGKSRDHIEKYISREKGDTIIDYRKGPDAIVAAFQKVAQQHGKIEYAFDAVSEKGSYQNICKVLSTDGGRITNVLPGRKYDVPEGVVQSLTTVGRVHGVPDDLKDFGYVYFRYFAKGLQEGWFKPQPQEVRPGVLEGIQEALVSRKEGEAKAVKYVFRIEDTPGVG from the exons ATGCTCTCAACCCTCAGAATGTCTGCCTCAAGACGACTCTCACAGCTCGCAGGACAAACACGGAACGCGTCAACGATGAAAGAGGCGGTAGTTGGAAAGGGCACGAAAGTCACGATACAAGATGTTCCCATACCAAAGGCCGGGCCACACCAAGTCGTCACGAAAGTCGTGTTCAGTGGAAGCAATCCCAAAGACTG GAAACGAGCCGAGATGCCAAACCAGCCTGCGAAGAATCAAGGCGACGATATCTCTGGAGTGGTCCACGAGGTCGGTGATAACGTCTCGGAGTTCAAGCCTGGCGACAGAGTCATGGCATTCCATGAGATGATGAAGCCAGGTGGATCGTACGCAGAGTATGCTCTGAGCTGGGAACATACAACAGCTCATCTGCCCGAGAATATGAGCTTTGAAG AGGGAGCAGCCATACCCCTCGCATCCCTAACCGCAGCCATCGGCCTCTTCGCCCGTCTTCGTCTCCCCGAACCATGGCTCCCAGCAACGAAACCCACTCCACTGATTATCTACGGCGCCGCCTCAGCAGTAGGCTCATACGCCATCCAGCTCGCCCAACGAGCGAACATCCACCCCTTGATCTGCGTAGCCGGAAAATCCCGAGACCACATCGAGAAATACATATCCCGCGAAAAGGGAGACACTATCATCGACTACCGCAAAGGCCCAGACGCAATCGTAGCAGCTTTCCAGAAGGTAGCCCAGCAGCACGGCAAAATCGAATACGCTTTCGACGCCGTTAGCGAGAAAGGGTCATACCAGAATATCTGTAAAGTACTCAGCACCGATGGGGGAAGGATTACGAATGTGCTGCCGGGGAGGAAGTATGATGTACCAGAAGGGGTGGTGCAGAGTTTGACGACTGTGGGTAGGGTGCATGGTGTGCCGGATGATCTGAAGGATTTTGGGTATGTATACTTTAGGTATTTCGCGAAGGGACTACAGGAGGGCTGGTTCAAGCCTCAACCGCAGGAGGTGAGGCCTGGTGTGTTGGAGGGTATTCAGGAAGCGTTGGTGAGCCGTAAGGAGGGGGAGGCCAAGGCTGTGAAGTATGTATTCAGGATTGAGGATACGCCTGGTGTTGGGTAA
- a CDS encoding Zinc-regulated transporter 2, whose translation MPSATWSSPSIKADTMSTCGSGTRKEDYNLGLHVGALFIILGVSAGACALPLMALKVPQLRIPAKALFVFRHFGTGVLIATAFVHLFPTASVSLTDPCLPSFFNEKYPAFAGAIALASVFIITIAEMIFSPGRSLCSGPSADSHVVGANESKIASPPMSQEPSFMADDITPAQTTPQFGRTRSGRKDNPKRTPAQHDQAFTDTLAYEEAQISLALADIRRISGGSFDTTDEVKAEQQRKKLTMQCMLLECGILFHSVFIGMALAVAVGSEQVILLVAIAFHQTFEGLALGSRIAAVGWKPRALQPWLMALAYGCTTPLGQAIGIGTRNLYDPDSATGLILVGTMNAISSGLLTYTSLVDLLSEDFLSDDSWRTLRGNRRVMAMSLVFFGAFCMSLIGAWA comes from the exons ATGCCATCGGCGACTTGGAGCTCTCCCAGCATCAAAGCAGACACCATGTCGACATGTGGATCGGGCACCAGGAAGGAGGACTACAACCTAGGACTTCACGTGGGAGCACTGTTCATCATCCTTGGAGTCTCAGCCGGAGCATGTGCGCTACCATTGATGGCACTAAAGGTGCCACAGCTGCGGATCCCAGCAAAAGCGCTTTTCGTATTCAGGCATTTCGGGACTGGAGTTCTTATCGCGACAGCTTTCGTACATTTGTTCCCAACAGCATCCGTCTCGTTGACCGATCCATGCTTGCCCAGCTTCTTCAATGAGAAGTATCCAGCTTTCGCAGGCGCCATTGCCCTCGCGTCTGTGTTCATCATCACCATTGCAGAGATGATCTTTAGTCCAGGGAGATCACTGTGTTCTGGACCCAGCGCAGATTCTCATGTAGTGGGCGCAAATGAATCGAAGATAGCATCGCCACCAATGTCTCAAGAGCCGTCATTCATGGCAGACGATATCACGCCAG CTCAAACAACGCCACAATTCGGACGCACCCGCTCAGGCCGAAAAGACAACCCAAAGCGCACACCAGCACAACACGACCAAGCCTTCACAGACACCCTGGCTTACGAAGAAGCACAAATCTCGCTCGCACTTGCCGACATTCGACGAATCAGTGGAGGTAGCTTCGACACTACGGATGAAGTCAAGGCGGAGCAGCAGCGCAAGAAGCTCACGATGCAGTGTATGCTGTTGGAGTGCGGTATCCTCTTCCATAGTGTGTTCATAGGAATGGCTTTGGCGGTGGCGGTTGGGAGTGAGCAGGTCATCCTTCTCGTGGCGATAGCTTTCCATCAGACGTTCGAAGGGCTTGCGCTGGGCTCGAGGATTGCTGCTGTGGGGTGGAAGCCGAGAGCATTGCAGCCGTGGTTGATGGCGTTGGCGTATGGGTGCAC CACGCCTTTAGGACAAGCAATTGGCATCGGAACCCGCAATCTATACGACCCAGATTCAGCGACGGGGCTGATCCTAGTCGGCACGATGAACGCCATCTCTTCTGGCCTGCTCACCTACACAAGTCTTGTCGATCTACTATCCGAAGACTTCTTAAGCGATGACAGCTGGAGGACCCTGCGCGGCAATCGCCGTGTAATGGCGATGTCGTTGGTGTTCTTTGGAGCGTTCTGCATGTCATTGATCGGCGCATGGGCATAG
- a CDS encoding EKC/KEOPS complex subunit — protein sequence METIILPHLPHHPLHVCLFRDVHNAAFLRQQLLDGNASFEYAFLDASVLLSRKHVLSACFSAVNDLLNTRMKSRNVHSEIVFALSPNNNIAESFRRFGLQDGSQHIVAVKVGGDRAPVEVHLLENVNGTPQTLTDDHLAPTQDVARIRKIYRLDAPKKGEAATLLSAEAEAFVLGSMALKGS from the exons ATGGAGACCATCATACTCCCCCACCTGCCGCACCACCCCCTTCACGTGTGCCTCTTCCGAGACGTGCACAACGCCGCTTTCCTGCGCCAACAGCTCCTCGACGGCAACGCCAGCTTCGAGTACGCCTTCCTCGATGCATCCGTGCTGCTGTCCCGCAAGCACGTCCTCTCCGCCTGTTTCAGCGCCGTCAACGACCTGCTCAACACGCGCATGAAGAGCCGCAACGTCCACTCAGAGATCGTCTTCGCCCTCTCTCCAAACAACAAC ATCGCAGAATCTTTTCGCCGATTTGGACTTCAAGATGGCAGCCAGCATATCGTTGCTGTCAAGGTCGGCGGAGATCGGGCGCCTGTCGAAGTCCACCTTCTCGAAAACGTCAACGGCACACCTCAAACACTCACCGACGACCATCTGGCTCCAACTCAAGATGTCGCAAGGATTCGGAAGATCTACCGACTGGACGCACCAAAAAAAGGTGAAGCAGCAACTCTCTTGAGCGCCGAAGCTGAAGCTTTCGTGCTTGGCAGTATGGCGTTGAAAGGCTCGTGA